A stretch of Pempheris klunzingeri isolate RE-2024b chromosome 19, fPemKlu1.hap1, whole genome shotgun sequence DNA encodes these proteins:
- the atp2a2b gene encoding sarcoplasmic/endoplasmic reticulum calcium ATPase 2b isoform X2, protein MDNAHTKTVEEVYSFFNVNESTGLSLDQVKKQRERYGPNELPAEEGKSLWELVVEQFEDLLVRILLLAACISFVLAWFEEGEETVTAFVEPFVILLILIANAIVGVWQERNAENAIEALKEYEPEMGKVYRQDRKSVQRIKARDIMPGDIVEVAVGDKVPADIRLSSIKSTTLRVDQSILTGESVSVIKHTDPVPDPRAVNQDKKNMLFSGTNIAAGKAVGVVVATGGSTEIGKIRDEMASTEQERTPLQQKLDEFGQQLSKVISLICIAVWIINIGHFNDPVHGGSWIRGAVYYFKIAVALAVAAIPEGLPAVITTCLALGTRRMAKKNAIVRSLPSVETLGCTSVICSDKTGTLTTNQMSVCRMFILDRAEGDHCSLKEFTVTGSTYAPDGEVFHDKKPVRCSQYDALVELASICALCNDSSLDYNEGKGVYEKVGEATETALTCLVEKMNVFDTDVKGLSKIERANACNSVIKQLMKKEFTLEFSRDRKSMSVYCTPNKARSSIGKMFVKGAPEGVIDRCTHVRVGNAKVPLTPGIKEKLMSVIREYGTGRDTLRCLALATRDSHMSKDDLVLEDSTRFIEYETDLTFVGCVGMLDPPRAEVAASIRLCRLAGIRVIMITGDNKGTAVAICRRIGIFGEDDDVSSMAFTGREFDDLSPAAQRDAVVKARCFARVEPSHKSKIVEYLQSYDEITAMTGDGVNDAPALKKAEIGIAMGSGTAVAKTASEMVLADDNFSTIVAAVEEGRAIYNNMKQFIRYLISSNVGEVVCIFLTAALGFPEALIPVQLLWVNLVTDGLPATALGFNPPDLDIMSKPPRNAREPLISGWLFFRYLAIGCYVGAATVGAAAWWFVAADDGPRITFYQLSHFLQCGPENPDFQDIDCKIFESPYPMTMALSVLVTIEMCNALNSVSENQSLLRMPPWENVWLLGAICLSMSLHFLILYVEPLPIIFQITPLNLTQWLMVLKISLPVILLDEFLKFAARNYLEPGWLS, encoded by the exons ATGGACaacgcacacacaaagacgGTTGAAGAAGTTTACAGCTTTTTTAACGTGAATGAAAGCACGGGGCTGAGCCTGGACCAGGTGAAGAAACAACGGGAGCGATATGGGCCGAACG AGCTGCCAGCTGAGGAGG gTAAATCCCTTTGGGAACTAGTGGTCGAACAGTTTGAAGATTTGCTCGTGAGGATCCTTTTACTTGCTGCCTGCATATCCTTT GTTCTGGCCTGGTttgaagagggagaagaaaccGTTACAGCCTTTGTGGAGCCTTTTGTTATCCTGCTTATTCTCATAGCAAATGCCATTGTAGGAGTCTGGCAG GAGCGAAATGCAGAAAACGCCATTGAAGCACTCAAGGAGTACGAGCCAGAGATGGGCAAAGTGTACCGCCAGGACAGGAAGAGTGTCCAGAGAATCAAGGCTAGGGACATAATGCCTGGGGACATTGTGGAGGTGGCAG TTGGTGATAAAGTGCCTGCAGACATCAGGCTGTCTTCCATCAAGTCAACCACACTGAGGGTAGACCAGTCAATTCTCACAG GAGAGTCCGTGTCTGTGATCAAACACACCGACCCGGTGCCAGACCCACGTGCTGTCAACCAGGACAAGAAGAACATGCTCTTTTCT GGCACCAACATTGCCGCAGGTAAGGCTGTTGGTGTTGTGGTGGCCACAGGCGGGAGCACAGAGATCGGCAAAATCCGAGATGAGATGGCATCGACGGAGCAGGAGCGTACACCTCTGCAGCAAAAGCTGGATGAGTTCGGACAGCAACTATCTAag GTAATTTCACTGATCTGCATTGCTGTGTGGATCATCAATATTGGACATTTTAATGATCCTGTCCATGGAGGCTCCTGGATCCGAGGTGCCGTCTACTACTTCAAGATTGCTGTGGCTCTGGCAGTGGCTGCTATCCCTGAGG GTCTGCCTGCTGTCATCACTACTTGCCTGGCTTTAGGAACACGCCGGATGGCCAAGAAGAATGCCATCGTCCGCAGTCTGCCCTCTGTGGAGACCCTTGGCTGTACATCTGTCATCTGCTCTGACAAGACTGGCACGCTGACCACCAATCAGATGTCTGTGTGCAGG ATGTTCATCCTCGACCGGGCAGAGGGGGATCACTGTTCGTTGAAGGAATTCACCGTCACGGGCTCCACTTACGCCCCAGATGGAGAAGT gttCCATGATAAAAAACCAGTCAGATGTTCCCAGTATGACGCCCTGGTGGAGCTGGCCTCTATCTGTGCTCTCTGCAACGATTCCTCTCTGGACTATAATGAG ggcaaAGGTGTGTATGAGAAGGTGGGTGAGGCCACAGAGACGGCTCTCACATGCCTGGTGGAGAAGATGAACGTGTTTGATACAGATGTTAAAGGCCTGTCCAAGATCGAGAGAGCCAACGCCTGTAACTCC GTGATCAAGCAGCTGATGAAGAAAGAGTTTACGCTGGAATTTTCCAGAGACAGGAAGTCCATGTCTGTGTACTGCACCCCTAACAAGGCCCGCTCCTCCATTGGCAAGATGTTTGTGAAG GGTGCTCCAGAGGGAGTGATTGACAGGTGCACACACGTCCGTGTAGGCAACGCCAAGGTGCCTTTGACCCCCGGCATCAAAGAAAAACTGATGTCTGTGATCAGGGAGTATGGAACGGGCAGGGACACGCTGCGCTGCCTGGCTCTGGCCACCAGAGACAGCCACATGAGCAAAGACGACCTGGTGTTGGAGGACTCCACCCGCTTCATTGAGTACGAG ACTGACCTGACGTTTGTTGGCTGTGTGGGCATGCTGGACCCCCCCAGGGCAGAAGTGGCAGCCTCTATTAGACTCTGCCGCCTCGCAGGCATCCGAGTAATTATGATCACAGGAGACAACAAAG GCACGGCCGTGGCTATCTGCAGACGTATCGGTATCTTTGGAGAAGACGACGACGTCTCCAGCATGGCGTTCACCGGCCGAGAGTTTGATGATCTGTCGCCCGCTGCACAGAGAGACGCTGTGGTCAAGGCTCGCTGCTTTGCTCGTGTTGAGCCCTCACACAAGTCCAAGATTGTAGAATATCTGCAGTCCTACGATGAGATTACAGCTATG ACTGGTGATGGAGTAAATGACGCTCCTGCTCTGAAGAAGGCTGAGATTGGGATTGCCATGGGCTCAGGCACCGCTGTGGCCAAGACGGCCTCTGAGATGGTGCTAGCCGACGACAACTTCTCCACCATCGTagctgcagtggaggagggCCGAGCCATTTATAACAACATGAAGCAGTTCATCAGATATCTCATCTCCTCCAACGTGGGCGAAGTCGTCTG CATCTTCCTGACTGCCGCTCTGGGATTCCCCGAAGCCCTCATCCCGGTCCAGCTGCTCTGGGTCAACCTGGTGACGGACGGTTTGCCCGCCACGGCTTTAGGCTTCAACCCACCAGACCTGGACATCATGAGCAAGCCGCCACGCAACGCCCGCGAGCCCCTCATCTCCGGATGGCTGTTCTTCAGATACCTCGCCATTGGAT GTTACGTGGGTGCTGCCACTGTGGGTGCTGCTGCCTGGTGGTTTGTTGCTGCTGACGACGGTCCGAGGATAACCTTTTACCAGCTG AGCCATTTCCTGCAGTGCGGTCCAGAGAATCCAGACTTCCAGGATATAGACTGTAAGATATTCGAGTCCCCGTACCCAATGACCATGGCCCTGTCTGTGCTGGTCACCATTGAGATGTGCAATGCCCTCAACAG TGTGTCGGAGAACCAGTCCCTGCTGAGGATGCCTCCCTGGGAGAACGTGTGGCTGCTGGGAGCCATCTGCCTCTCCATGTCCCTTCACTTCCTCATCCTCTATGTGGAGCCTCTTCCA ATCATCTTCCAGATCACCCCTCTGAACCTGACACAGTGGCTGATGGTGCTCAAGATCTCCCTGCCTGTCATCCTACTGGACGAGTTTCTCAAGTTTGCCGCCAGGAACTACCTGGAGCCCG gttgGCTCTCATAA
- the atp2a2b gene encoding sarcoplasmic/endoplasmic reticulum calcium ATPase 2b isoform X1 yields MDNAHTKTVEEVYSFFNVNESTGLSLDQVKKQRERYGPNELPAEEGKSLWELVVEQFEDLLVRILLLAACISFVLAWFEEGEETVTAFVEPFVILLILIANAIVGVWQERNAENAIEALKEYEPEMGKVYRQDRKSVQRIKARDIMPGDIVEVAVGDKVPADIRLSSIKSTTLRVDQSILTGESVSVIKHTDPVPDPRAVNQDKKNMLFSGTNIAAGKAVGVVVATGGSTEIGKIRDEMASTEQERTPLQQKLDEFGQQLSKVISLICIAVWIINIGHFNDPVHGGSWIRGAVYYFKIAVALAVAAIPEGLPAVITTCLALGTRRMAKKNAIVRSLPSVETLGCTSVICSDKTGTLTTNQMSVCRMFILDRAEGDHCSLKEFTVTGSTYAPDGEVFHDKKPVRCSQYDALVELASICALCNDSSLDYNEGKGVYEKVGEATETALTCLVEKMNVFDTDVKGLSKIERANACNSVIKQLMKKEFTLEFSRDRKSMSVYCTPNKARSSIGKMFVKGAPEGVIDRCTHVRVGNAKVPLTPGIKEKLMSVIREYGTGRDTLRCLALATRDSHMSKDDLVLEDSTRFIEYETDLTFVGCVGMLDPPRAEVAASIRLCRLAGIRVIMITGDNKGTAVAICRRIGIFGEDDDVSSMAFTGREFDDLSPAAQRDAVVKARCFARVEPSHKSKIVEYLQSYDEITAMTGDGVNDAPALKKAEIGIAMGSGTAVAKTASEMVLADDNFSTIVAAVEEGRAIYNNMKQFIRYLISSNVGEVVCIFLTAALGFPEALIPVQLLWVNLVTDGLPATALGFNPPDLDIMSKPPRNAREPLISGWLFFRYLAIGCYVGAATVGAAAWWFVAADDGPRITFYQLSHFLQCGPENPDFQDIDCKIFESPYPMTMALSVLVTIEMCNALNSVSENQSLLRMPPWENVWLLGAICLSMSLHFLILYVEPLPIIFQITPLNLTQWLMVLKISLPVILLDEFLKFAARNYLEPGKELEKPGSSKGCWLSACMEGISWPFVAVSLPLVLWIYSSDTNMADMFWS; encoded by the exons ATGGACaacgcacacacaaagacgGTTGAAGAAGTTTACAGCTTTTTTAACGTGAATGAAAGCACGGGGCTGAGCCTGGACCAGGTGAAGAAACAACGGGAGCGATATGGGCCGAACG AGCTGCCAGCTGAGGAGG gTAAATCCCTTTGGGAACTAGTGGTCGAACAGTTTGAAGATTTGCTCGTGAGGATCCTTTTACTTGCTGCCTGCATATCCTTT GTTCTGGCCTGGTttgaagagggagaagaaaccGTTACAGCCTTTGTGGAGCCTTTTGTTATCCTGCTTATTCTCATAGCAAATGCCATTGTAGGAGTCTGGCAG GAGCGAAATGCAGAAAACGCCATTGAAGCACTCAAGGAGTACGAGCCAGAGATGGGCAAAGTGTACCGCCAGGACAGGAAGAGTGTCCAGAGAATCAAGGCTAGGGACATAATGCCTGGGGACATTGTGGAGGTGGCAG TTGGTGATAAAGTGCCTGCAGACATCAGGCTGTCTTCCATCAAGTCAACCACACTGAGGGTAGACCAGTCAATTCTCACAG GAGAGTCCGTGTCTGTGATCAAACACACCGACCCGGTGCCAGACCCACGTGCTGTCAACCAGGACAAGAAGAACATGCTCTTTTCT GGCACCAACATTGCCGCAGGTAAGGCTGTTGGTGTTGTGGTGGCCACAGGCGGGAGCACAGAGATCGGCAAAATCCGAGATGAGATGGCATCGACGGAGCAGGAGCGTACACCTCTGCAGCAAAAGCTGGATGAGTTCGGACAGCAACTATCTAag GTAATTTCACTGATCTGCATTGCTGTGTGGATCATCAATATTGGACATTTTAATGATCCTGTCCATGGAGGCTCCTGGATCCGAGGTGCCGTCTACTACTTCAAGATTGCTGTGGCTCTGGCAGTGGCTGCTATCCCTGAGG GTCTGCCTGCTGTCATCACTACTTGCCTGGCTTTAGGAACACGCCGGATGGCCAAGAAGAATGCCATCGTCCGCAGTCTGCCCTCTGTGGAGACCCTTGGCTGTACATCTGTCATCTGCTCTGACAAGACTGGCACGCTGACCACCAATCAGATGTCTGTGTGCAGG ATGTTCATCCTCGACCGGGCAGAGGGGGATCACTGTTCGTTGAAGGAATTCACCGTCACGGGCTCCACTTACGCCCCAGATGGAGAAGT gttCCATGATAAAAAACCAGTCAGATGTTCCCAGTATGACGCCCTGGTGGAGCTGGCCTCTATCTGTGCTCTCTGCAACGATTCCTCTCTGGACTATAATGAG ggcaaAGGTGTGTATGAGAAGGTGGGTGAGGCCACAGAGACGGCTCTCACATGCCTGGTGGAGAAGATGAACGTGTTTGATACAGATGTTAAAGGCCTGTCCAAGATCGAGAGAGCCAACGCCTGTAACTCC GTGATCAAGCAGCTGATGAAGAAAGAGTTTACGCTGGAATTTTCCAGAGACAGGAAGTCCATGTCTGTGTACTGCACCCCTAACAAGGCCCGCTCCTCCATTGGCAAGATGTTTGTGAAG GGTGCTCCAGAGGGAGTGATTGACAGGTGCACACACGTCCGTGTAGGCAACGCCAAGGTGCCTTTGACCCCCGGCATCAAAGAAAAACTGATGTCTGTGATCAGGGAGTATGGAACGGGCAGGGACACGCTGCGCTGCCTGGCTCTGGCCACCAGAGACAGCCACATGAGCAAAGACGACCTGGTGTTGGAGGACTCCACCCGCTTCATTGAGTACGAG ACTGACCTGACGTTTGTTGGCTGTGTGGGCATGCTGGACCCCCCCAGGGCAGAAGTGGCAGCCTCTATTAGACTCTGCCGCCTCGCAGGCATCCGAGTAATTATGATCACAGGAGACAACAAAG GCACGGCCGTGGCTATCTGCAGACGTATCGGTATCTTTGGAGAAGACGACGACGTCTCCAGCATGGCGTTCACCGGCCGAGAGTTTGATGATCTGTCGCCCGCTGCACAGAGAGACGCTGTGGTCAAGGCTCGCTGCTTTGCTCGTGTTGAGCCCTCACACAAGTCCAAGATTGTAGAATATCTGCAGTCCTACGATGAGATTACAGCTATG ACTGGTGATGGAGTAAATGACGCTCCTGCTCTGAAGAAGGCTGAGATTGGGATTGCCATGGGCTCAGGCACCGCTGTGGCCAAGACGGCCTCTGAGATGGTGCTAGCCGACGACAACTTCTCCACCATCGTagctgcagtggaggagggCCGAGCCATTTATAACAACATGAAGCAGTTCATCAGATATCTCATCTCCTCCAACGTGGGCGAAGTCGTCTG CATCTTCCTGACTGCCGCTCTGGGATTCCCCGAAGCCCTCATCCCGGTCCAGCTGCTCTGGGTCAACCTGGTGACGGACGGTTTGCCCGCCACGGCTTTAGGCTTCAACCCACCAGACCTGGACATCATGAGCAAGCCGCCACGCAACGCCCGCGAGCCCCTCATCTCCGGATGGCTGTTCTTCAGATACCTCGCCATTGGAT GTTACGTGGGTGCTGCCACTGTGGGTGCTGCTGCCTGGTGGTTTGTTGCTGCTGACGACGGTCCGAGGATAACCTTTTACCAGCTG AGCCATTTCCTGCAGTGCGGTCCAGAGAATCCAGACTTCCAGGATATAGACTGTAAGATATTCGAGTCCCCGTACCCAATGACCATGGCCCTGTCTGTGCTGGTCACCATTGAGATGTGCAATGCCCTCAACAG TGTGTCGGAGAACCAGTCCCTGCTGAGGATGCCTCCCTGGGAGAACGTGTGGCTGCTGGGAGCCATCTGCCTCTCCATGTCCCTTCACTTCCTCATCCTCTATGTGGAGCCTCTTCCA ATCATCTTCCAGATCACCCCTCTGAACCTGACACAGTGGCTGATGGTGCTCAAGATCTCCCTGCCTGTCATCCTACTGGACGAGTTTCTCAAGTTTGCCGCCAGGAACTACCTGGAGCCCGGTAAAGAACTGGAGAAGCCCGGCAGCTCCAAAGGCTGCTGGCTGTCTGCATGTATGGAGGGAATCTCCTGGCCCTTTGTGGCCGTCTCCCTCCCGTTGGTCCTCTGGATCTACAGCTCCGACACTAACATGGCCGACATGTTCTGGTCCTGA